Proteins encoded by one window of Aspergillus puulaauensis MK2 DNA, chromosome 4, nearly complete sequence:
- a CDS encoding uncharacterized protein (TransMembrane:1 (i66-91o)), with the protein MQKCRRRSGVFKFVCRDRAWGPKSLAAIIVQDSRVAFNFIFGLRLPPPLSSPFLSQLPLCPLLRPLLFLCFGLSIVFSLFQLFFPLVVLLLGGPGPAHPVSSTPSCIIVHLQT; encoded by the coding sequence ATGCAGAAATGCAGACGACGCAGTGGTGTATTCAAGTTTGTTTGTAGAGATCGCGCTTGGGGACCGAAAAGCTTGGCGGCGATCATCGTTCAAGATTCTCGTGTCgccttcaacttcatcttcGGCCTTCGTCTGCCTCcgcctctctcttctccttttctctcCCAACTGCCCCTTTGTCCACTCCTTCGCCCGCTACTCTTCCTTTGTTTCGGATTGTCTATTGTGTTCTCCCTCTTTCagcttttctttcctctcgtcgtcctcctATTGGGCGGCCCTGGTCCGGCTCACCCAGTCTCATCCACGCCCTCATGCATCATCGTCCACCTGCAGACTTGA
- a CDS encoding putative ABC transporter (COG:Q;~EggNog:ENOG410PFN7;~InterPro:IPR034001,IPR043926,IPR027417,IPR003593, IPR010929,IPR017871,IPR029481,IPR003439,IPR013525, IPR034003;~PFAM:PF01061,PF00005,PF06422,PF14510;~TransMembrane:13 (i535-556o568-589i610-636o642-663i675-695o784-802i1226-1244o1250-1271i1291-1311o1331-1350i1362-1383o1395-1414i1489-1509o);~go_component: GO:0016020 - membrane [Evidence IEA];~go_component: GO:0016021 - integral component of membrane [Evidence IEA];~go_function: GO:0005524 - ATP binding [Evidence IEA];~go_function: GO:0016887 - ATPase activity [Evidence IEA];~go_function: GO:0042626 - ATPase-coupled transmembrane transporter activity [Evidence IEA];~go_process: GO:0055085 - transmembrane transport [Evidence IEA]), producing MEQSPYRDPFRNSSSAQHQHPPSPASAESARTSETVSIPSTNTNTNTNNSPSEKFAPIRTNESPRNDSAAAIATAPATPTLTRQSTAGGRPLTQNEISNALAHRTTSSSYKESSDDTDQVVRLVSRMFGHDRKANSDEEQTRHVGVVWKNLTVQGVGLGAALQPTNADIFLGLPRLVRRVFSKGRRGGGGAPLRTILDDFTGCVRPGEMLLVLGRPGSGCSTFLKTIGNQRSGYKSVEGDISYGGTDANTMEDKYRSEVLYNPEEDLHYATLTVRQTLMFALKTRTPDKASRLPGETRKEYQETFLSTIAKLFWIEHCLGTKVGGEIVRGVSGGEKKRVSIGEALVTKASTQCWDNSTKGLDASTASEYVQSLRSLTNMAHASTLVALYQASENLYRQFDKVVLIEDGRCAYFGRAEHARAYFEGLGFECPPRWTTPDFLTSVSDPNARRVKKGWEDRIPRSAEGFQQAYRNSPDYKQNLRDIEDFEKEVKSQEAEREEARRRAPKKNYTAPFHKQVLILTERQFMIMYGDRQTLIGKWGILTFQALIIGSLFYNLQQTSAGVFTRGGVMFFVLLFNALLALAELTDVFTHRPVMLKHKSFSFYRPSAYAVAQVVCDVPMIFIQVTLFELIVYFMANLQRTASQFFINFLFIFILTMTMYSFFRTIGSLSASLDVATRLTGVAIQALVVYTGYLIPPWKMHPWLKWLIWINPVQYAFEGIMANEFYNLDIQCVPPSIVPDGPGAQSGHQTCAIQGSTPDQLTVQGANYIQTAYTYSRAHLWRNFGIIIAWFVFFVLATMVGMELQKPNKGGSAVTVFKRGEAPKAIERAVEHKDKEVSNGDVESGVNGTSNGNGDAVTMEEDIEGNETEKGNASVEGIARSTSVFTFQNVNYTIPVTGGKKRLLRDVQGYVRPGRLTALVGASGAGKTTLLNALAQRLDFGVVTGDFLVDGKPLPRSFQRATGFAEQQDIHEPTATVRESLRFSALLRQPKEVPTQEKYDYCEKIIDLLEMRPIAGATVGSGGVGLNQEQRKRLTIAVELASKPSLLLFLDEPTSGLDSLAAFNIVRFLRRLADAGQAILCTIHQPSAVLFEMFDDLILLQSGGRTVYNGELGTDSSKLIQYFEQNGGKKCPDDANPAEYMLEVIGAGNPEYRGQDWGDVWANSQNCKQLSGEISNTIESRRNNETERNKDDDREYAMPIWTQIVAVTKRSFVAYWRTPEYNIGKFALHIFTGLFNTFTFWHLGNSYIDMQSRLFSVFMTLTICPPLIQQLQPRYLHFRGLYESREANSKIYHWTAFVTSAILPELPYSIIAGSIYFNCWYWGVWFPRDSFSSGFVWMLLMVFELFYVSFGQFIAAMSPNELLASLLVPCFFTFIVAFCGVVVPYMALPTFWRSWMYWLTPFHYLLEGFLGVVVHNVPMECVEREESFFSLPPGLGTCQEYAGAFVDAATGYVRDAGGGMCAYCQFSDGDQFATNFNVYYSHKWRDYGIFWAFVGFNFAAVFFFSWLYLHGVNDAKRWLSARRTKSVKG from the exons ATGGAACAGAGCCCCTATCGCGATCCATTCAGGAACTCCAGCTctgctcaacaccaacaccccccTTCACCAGCTTCCGCCGAGTCCGCCCGCACATCAGAGACCGTATCGATTCCATCCACCAAcacaaacaccaacaccaacaactCGCCCAGCGAAAAGTTCGCTCCTATCCGGACAAACGAGTCTCCTCGCAATGACTCCGCAGCAGCAatagcaacagcaccagcaaccccaaCCCTCACCCGCCAAAGCACCGCGGGAGGCCGGCCACTCACCCAGAATGAAATCTCCAACGCCCTCGCGCACCGCACAACCAGCTCCTCATATAAAGAGTCGTCCGACGACACGGACCAGGTCGTGCGCCTGGTCTCGCGCATGTTCGGACATGACCGCAAGGCCAACTCGGACGAGGAGCAGACGCGCCATGTCGGTGTTGTGTGGAAGAACCTGACCGTGCAGGGCGTTGGGCTTGGGGCGGCGCTGCAGCCGACGAATGCGGATATCTTCTTGGGACTGCCGAGGTTGGTTAGGAGGGTATTTAgcaaggggaggagggggggtggtggtgcacCGTTGAGGACGATTTTGGATGACTTTACG ggATGCGTGAGACCGGGAGAAATGCTCCTGGTCCTAGGCAGACCAGGCTCAGGGTGCTCGACGTTCCTGAAAACGATAGGAAACCAGAGATCAGGATATAAAAGTGTCGAAGGGGATATCTCTTACGGCGGCACAGATGCAAACACCATGGAAGACAAATACCGCTCAGAGG TCCTCTACaacccagaagaagacctgcACTACGCAACCCTCACCGTACGACAAACCCTAATGTTCGCCCTCAAAACCCGCACCCCAGACAAAGCCTCGCGTCTCCCCGGCGAAACCCGCAAAGAGTACCAAGAgaccttcctctccacaaTCGCCAAACTGTTCTGGATCGAACACTGCCTGGGCACAAAAGTCGGCGGCGAGATCGTGCGCGGCGTCTCGGGgggcgagaagaagcgcgTGTCCATCGGCGAAGCCCTCGTCACAAAGGCGAGCACGCAGTGCTGGGACAATTCGACCAAGGGCCTTGATGCGAGCACGGCCTCTGAGTACGTGCAGAGTCTGCGCAGTCTGACGAACATGGCGCATGCGTCGACCCTGGTCGCCTTGTATCAGGCGTCTGAGAACTTGTATAGGCAGTTTGATAAGGTCGTGCTGATTGAGGACGGGAGATGTGCGTATTTTGGCCGCGCGGAGCATGCGAGGGCTTACTTCGAGGGACTGGGCTTTGAGTGTCCGCCTCGATGGACGACGCCGGACTTCTTGACTTCTGTCAGTGACCCTAATGcgcggagggtgaagaagggctgGGAGGACCGCATTCCTCGCTCTGCGGAGGGCTTTCAGCAGGCCTACCGAAATAGTCCGGATTATAAGCAGAACCTGAGAGATATAGAGGACTTTGAGAAGGAGGTCAAGTCCCAAGAGGCGGAACGGGAAGAAGCTCGAAGGAGGGCACCGAAGAAGAACTACACTGCCCCCTTCCACAAGCaagtcctcatcctcacGGAGCGACAGTTTATGATCATGTACGGAGACAGACAGACCCTGATAGGGAAGTGGGGGATCCTCACCTTCCAAGCCCTCATTATCGGGAGTCTGTTCTACAATCTGCAGCAAACGAG TGCTGGTGTTTTCACTCGAGGGGGCGTCATGTTCTTCGTGCTTCTCTTCAACGCCCTGCTCGCTCTTGCGGAACTCACAGACGTCTTCACGCATCGTCCGGTCATGCTGAAACATAAAAGCTT CTCGTTCTACCGTCCGTCAGCCTACGCCGTGGCTCAGGTGGTGTGCGACGTCCCTATGATCTTCATCCAGGTCACCCTGTTCGAGCTGATAGTATACTT CATGGCAAACCTGCAGAGAACGGCGTCTCAAttcttcatcaacttccTATTCATTTTCATCCTCACAATGACCATGTACTCCTTCTTCAGAACAATCGGATCCCTCAGCGCCTCTCTCGACGTCG CAACCCGTCTAACCGGCGTCgccatccaagccctggTCGTCTACACAGGCTACCTAATCCCCCCCTGGAAAATGCATCCGTGGCTAAAGTGGCTGATCTGGATAAACCCCGTCCAATACGCCTTCGAGGGGATAATGGCAAACGAATTCTACAATCTCGATATCCAATGCGTACCACCCAGCATCGTCCCCGACGGACCTGGGGCCCAATCAGGCCATCAAACCTGCGCTATCCAGGGAAGTACACCGGATCAACTTACCGTGCAGGGGGCGAACTATATCCAGACGGCGTATACGTACAGCCGCGCGCATCTGTGGCGCAACTTCGGGATTATCATTGCGTGGTTTGTGTTCTTTGTTCTTGCGACGATGGTTGGGATGGAGCTGCAGAAGCCGAATAAGGGTGGGAGTGCGGTGACGGTGTTTAAGAGGGGTGAGGCACCGAAGGCGATTGAGAGGGCTGTTGAGCATAAGGATAAGGAGGTTTCTAATGGTGATGTTGAGTCTGGTGTGAATGGGACGAGTAACGGTAACGGTGATGCTGTGACTATGGAGGAGGATATAGAGGGGAACGAGACCGAGAAGGGTAATGCCAGTGTTGAGGGTATTGCGCGCAGCACGTCGGTCTTCACTTTCCAGAATGTCAACTATACGATTCCTGTTActggtgggaagaagaggctttTGAGGGATGTCCAGGGGTATGTCCGTCCTGGTCGGCTTACGGCGCTGGTGGGAGCGTCAGGGGCTGG AAAAACAACTCTTCTCAATGCCCTGGCCCAGAGACTCGACTTTGGCGTGGTCACGGGCGACTTCCTGGTTGACGGCAA ACCTCTCCCTCGAAGCTTCCAACGAGCAACAGGTTTCGCCGAACAACAAGACATTCACGAACCAACCGCCACAGTCCGTGAATCGCTACGCTTTTcagccctcctccgccagccgaAAGAAGTCCCAACCCAGGAGAAATACGACTACTGCGAGAAGATCATCGACCTCCTGGAAATGAGGCCTATCGCAGGCGCAACGGTAGGATCCGGCGGAGTAGGTCTGAACCAGGAGCAACGCAAGAGGCTTACTATTGCGGTTGAGCTTGCGAGCAAGCCGTCATTACTACTGTTCTTGGATGAGCCTACTTCGGGGCTGGACTCTCTTGCGGCGTTTAACA TTGTTCGTTTCCTTCGTCGGCTGGCAGACGCTGGGCAGGCGATCCTGTGCACCATCCATCAGCCGTCCGCTGTGCTGTTCGAGATGTTCGATGATTTGATTCTGCTCCAGAGTGGTGGCAGGACTGTCTATAATGGTGAACTGGGGACCGACTCGTCCAAGCTCATTCAGTATTTCGAGCAGAATGGTGGCAAGAAGTGTCCTGACGATGCTAATCCTGCAGAG TATATGCTCGAGGTTATCGGCGCCGGGAATCCAGAGTATAGAGGCCAGGACTGGGGAGATGTCTGGGCCAACTCGCAGAACTGCAAGCAACTGTCGGGCGAAATCAGCAATACCATCGAATCTCGCCGCAATAACGAGACAGAACGAAACAAGGATGACGACCGCGAGTACGCAATGCCAATCTGGACGCAGATAGTGGCTGTTACGAAGCGGTCGTTTGTCGCGTACTGGCGGACGCCTGAATATAACATT GGCAAATTCGCCCTGCACATCTTCACCGGCCTGTTCAACACCTTTACCTTCTGGCACCTGGGCAACAGCTACATCGACATGCAATCCCGGCTCTTCTCTGTCTTCATGACACTCACCATCTGCCCGCCGCTCATCCAGCAACTGCAGCCTCGCTATCTACACTTCCGGGGCCTCTACGAGTCCCGCGAGGCAAACTCGAAGATCTACCACTGGACTGCCTTCGTAACCTCTGCTATCCTGCCTGAGCTGCCCTACTCCATCATTGCAGGCTCCATATACTTCAACTGCTG GTACTGGGGCGTCTGGTTCCCCCGCGACAGCTTCAGCTCCGGCTTCGTCTGGATGCTGCTGATGGTCTTCGAACTCTTCTACGTAAGCTTCGGGCAATTCATCGCCGCCATGTCGCCAAACGAgctcctcgcctccctcctcgtcccCTGCTTCTTCACATTCATCGTCGCCTTCTGCGGCGTCGTCGTGCCCTACATGGCCCTGCCCACCTTCTGGCGCTCGTGGATGTACTGGCTCACCCCCTTCCACTACCTGCTCGAGGGATTCCTGGGCGTTGTTGTCCATAATGTCCCGATGGAGTGTGTGGAACGGGAAGAGAGCTTCTTTTCGCTCCCGCCGGGTTTGGGGACTTGTCAGGAGTATGCGGGGGCGTTTGTTGATGCGGCGACGGGGTATGTGAGGgatgctgggggtgggatgTGTGCGTATTGCCAGTTTAGCGATGGGGATCAGTTT GCAACGAACTTCAACGTCTACTACAGTCACAAGTGGCGCGACTACGGCATTTTCTGGGCATTCGTGGGGTTTAATTTCGCGGCCGTGTTTTTCTTCTCGTGGCTTTATTTGCATGGCGTTAATGATGCGAAGAGGTGGCTTAGTGcgcggaggacgaagagTGTGAAGGGTTGA
- a CDS encoding uncharacterized protein (COG:S;~EggNog:ENOG410PPV6;~InterPro:IPR017946,IPR016674;~SECRETED:SignalP(1-56);~go_function: GO:0004620 - phospholipase activity [Evidence IEA];~go_function: GO:0008081 - phosphoric diester hydrolase activity [Evidence IEA];~go_process: GO:0006629 - lipid metabolic process [Evidence IEA];~go_process: GO:0016042 - lipid catabolic process [Evidence IEA]) — translation MPSLSTFLHHLLYTTGLLTPPLPQAPQTPQQPTYAIAHRVLRPSAVTAALSHGANALEVDLTAWPSGWWADHTGTADSAGATAHELFSFIANERAHGQNIIFVWLDIKNPDYCEDEDGESECSIEALRDLVRETLEPVGVRALYGFYQTEDSRGFEVMSETLNGNEALCLSGDAGEVMMLYEEFTELDAAQRVMDYGWPQLEYEFGSCHELQYYTCSGLRHGRDARNQGQLGMVMGWTSTAGDTERVVMMLDWAGVDGIIYGFQEEDYADGEVPREALNDIKSFVEAHGEDRRMATVDDSPW, via the coding sequence ATGCCCTCCCTATCCACcttcctccaccacctcctctaCACAACAGGCCTCCTAacccctcccctcccccaagccccccaaaccccccaacagccaaccTACGCAATCGCGCACCGCGTCCTCCGCCCATCAGCCGTAACAGCCGCCCTCTCCCACGGCGCCAACGCCCTCGAAGTCGACCTCACAGCCTGGCCCTCCGGCTGGTGGGCCGACCACACCGGAACAGCCGACAGCGCCGGCGCAACAGCACACGAACTGTTCAGCTTCATCGCGAACGAGCGCGCACACGGACAGAACATCATCTTCGTATGGCTGGACATCAAGAACCCGGATTActgcgaggacgaggacggggaGAGCGAGTGCTCGATTGAGGCGCTGCGGGATCTTGTGCGGGAGACGCTGGAGCCCGTGGGTGTGCGGGCGCTGTACGGGTTCTACCAGACCGAGGATAGTCGCGGGTTTGAGGTGATGAGCGAGACGCTGAATGGGAACGAGGCGCTGTGTCTGAGTGGGGACGCGGGGGAGGTTATGATGCTGTATGAGGAGTTTACGGAGCTCGATGCCGCGCAGAGGGTGATGGATTATGGGTGGCCGCAGTTGGAGTATGAGTTTGGGAGTTGTCATGAGCTGCAGTACTATACGTGCTCGGGGCTGAGGCATGGAAGGGATGCGAGGAATCAGGGCCAGctggggatggtgatggggTGGACGAGCACGGCGGGGGATACGGAGAGGGTTGTGATGATGCTGGACTGGGCTGGGGTGGATGGGATTATCTATGGGTTTCAGGAGGAGGACTATGCGGATGGCGAGGTGCCCAGGGAGGCGTTGAATGATATCAAGAGCTTTGTCGAGGCTCATGGGGAGGACCGGCGCATGGCTACTGTGGATGATAGTCCTTGGTAG
- a CDS encoding uncharacterized protein (COG:S;~EggNog:ENOG410PPDJ) yields the protein MEDGASTHPAESPEDSGPGEENQSLANSSKNQQSQKDRKCQYCNQAFTSSSLGRHLDQFLFKKKPDGIHDVEEIRRIRSGITRRQARTSTGKRDTPERGLAKGSLDSHQAGESGGKGPIRMMFNTPTWHATGVINDIPNPSQTQDSAASRFAASQSRVGSLAATDLGNRGSHASSPDTVRALELALREVLDNIKAATSRTRPRISPFEFDIQVQTFPSLCLQLLPPPPTLFAPNPFPSASSLPIDPPGLDHHAMVSDAIRSKIEQWQRDQLSAESVNSSLPGKSSLGMDSGTIQRNAQQHEELSLRHLELAFKHWVSLPHESRREAWQLEIMRAFARESEKRKSLDDQLARVQQEANQLRSQVEKLGSCQWPREFALFPPETLPLPRDAARELDARESQVSPSSARWDYENVVAKWKRAVMHDRTMGRVGTAASPLPDDPVSANSADARPRPMQPPPASTHSPSAGPSPGQHPSSPYTSHESPNSGPQAKRQRLMNGRHANAPNEPSTATATQGGPVSSTWNPNPQPQQVGPSSLSNPPPASPSSTG from the exons ATGGAAGACGGCGCGTCCACTCACCCAGCCGAGTCTCCTGAGGACTCTGGCCCTGGTGAAGAAAACCAAAGCCTCGCTAACTCATCGAAAAACCAGCAGTCCCAGAAGGACCGAAAATGCCAGTACTGCAATCAGGCATTTACCTCATCCTCCCTTGGCCGACACCTCGATCAATTCCtcttcaagaagaagcccgacGGCATTCAcgatgtcgaggagatccGGCGCATTCGCAGTGGAATCACCCGGCGACAGGCGCGGACTTCGACTGGAAAGCGGGATACTCCTGAGCGCGGTCTGGCGAAAGGATCGCTGGATTCGCATCAGGCTGGGGAATCCGGGGGCAAGGGCCCTATCCGGATGATGTTCAACACGCCAACGTGGCATGCGACCGGTGTGATCAACGACATCCCCAACCCGAGCCAGACACAagattctgcagcatctcgGTTTGCGGCTTCTCAATCCCGTGTCGGCTCTTTAGCTGCAACGGATCTCGGGAATCGGGGCTCTCATGCTAGTAGCCCAGATACCGTGAGGGcactggagctggccctGCGCGAGGTCCTGGATAACATCAAAGCCGCGAC TTCGAGAACGCGACCGCGTATTTCACCGTTTGAATTCGATATTCAGGTCCAAACGTTCCCCTCCCTCTGCCTACAATTATTGCCCCCGCCTCCGACGCTGTTTGCACCCAATCCGTTCCCATCGGCCTCCTCCTTGCCTATTGACCCTCCGGGACTGGATCATCATGCAATGGTAAGCGATGCCATCCGTTCGAAAATTGAGCAGTGGCAGCGCGATCAGCTGTCCGCCGAGTCGGTCAACAGCTCGCTGCCTGGAAAGTCCAGCCTTGGGATGGATTCGGGAACAATTCAAAGAAACGCGCAGCAGCACGAGGAATTGAGTCTGCGGCACCTTGAGCTCGCGTTCAAGCATTGGGTGTCGCTCCCGCATGAGTCGCGGAGAGAAGCCTGGCAGCTTGAGATTATGCGCGCATTCGCACGTGAATCCGAGAAGCGCAAGTCCCTCGATGACCAGCTGGCTCGCGTCCAACAAGAGGCCAACCAGCTGCGATCCCAGGTGGAGAAACTCGGATCGTGTCAGTGGCCGCGGGAGTTCGCTCTGTTCCCCCCGGAGACACTGCCCTTACCGCGCGATGCCGCCCGAGAGCTCGATGCCAGGGAGAGCCAGGTCAGCCCGAGTTCCGCACGTTGGGACTACGAAAATGTGGTTGCAAAGTGGAAACGGGCTGTCATGCACGACCGGACTATGGGCCGAGTGGGCACTGCCGCCAGCCCCCTACCAGATGACCCGGTCAGCGCGAATAGCGCGGACGCCAGACCAAGACCCATGCAGCCGCCTCCGGCATCTACTCACAGTCCAAGCGCCGGACCTTCGCCAGGCCAGcatccctcctcgccataTACGTCTCACGAGAGCCCGAACTCGGGCCCGCAGGCTAAACGCCAGCGTCTCATGAACGGCCGCCATGCCAACGCCCCCAATGAGCCATCTACAGCCACAGCAACGCAGGGTGGCCCCGTCTCGTCTACCTGGAATCCGAACCCACAGCCGCAACAGGTCGGGCCCTCGTCGCTTTCGAATCCTCCCCCGGCGTCTCCATCATCAACTGGCTGA
- the FSA1 gene encoding hybrid PKS-NRPS synthetase Fsa1 (COG:I;~EggNog:ENOG410QD7V;~InterPro:IPR042099), which produces MPPELPESGPASHRGDPSDKARSMVEEDVNYTTATPSEYNMWLRYASSTLTRCTSWNYAFSGGEGMSYNLAREFLPLKTTNLRIFNRYGPAETTILSTKIGLPGPLPTGFMLPGLPNESKPTR; this is translated from the exons ATGCCTCCGGAATTGCCCGAATCTGGGCCTGCGAGCCATAGAGGAGACCCGAGCGATAAAGCCCGGAGTAtggttgaggaagatgtgAACTATACGACAGCCACTCCCTCCGAATATAACATGTGGCTGCGATACGCCAGTAGCACCCTTACACGCTGCACCTCCTGGAACTATGCCTTCTCTGGTGGCGAGGGCATGAGCTACAACCTTGCTCGCGAATTCTTGCCTTTGAAAACCACCAACCTACGCATCTTTAACCGCTATGGACCGGCCGAGACTACCATTTTGTCCACCAAGATCGGGCTTCCCGGCCCGCTACCTACAGGATTCATGTTACCGGGCCTCCCG AATGAAAGCAAACCAACACGATAA
- a CDS encoding RNP domain protein (COG:S;~EggNog:ENOG410PGNI;~InterPro:IPR000504,IPR012677,IPR034215,IPR035979;~PFAM:PF00076;~go_function: GO:0003676 - nucleic acid binding [Evidence IEA]), which yields MSYPPPPGHQPSSLPPRPPQSASTNSHYGSNSGHGGNTARPSFSAATAFAPRAVASQQPYRTSSPVVSAAPTTQSGYSTPATTGYGNYYSQPEPSYQAAPSYYGSAQYNNTPSYGPTVPHIQNPFAPSGNDQSNRGRGSGLDPETEAQIAQWQSAYANPKDEMAAIGKPPIRREATGTPGVSTTVYTSSGSTPAANTPAPIVGAEPQKTVARSGGGQSWSDSTLLEWDPAHFRLFVGNLAGEVTDDSLLKAFAKYPSVQKARVIRDKRSQKSKGYGFVSFADGDDYFKAAREMQGKYIGSHPILLRRATTEVKPVSNKNNRKHGGKGGGSGGNQGSKVRHDGIKKPGKTKGGLKILG from the coding sequence CAGGTCACCAGCCTTCGTCGCTCCCTCCGCGACCACCGCAATCCGCAAGCACAAATTCACACTATGGGTCGAACAGTGGACATGGCGGGAACACCGCGCGACCCAGCTTCAGCGCCGCTACAGCATTTGCACCTCGTGCCGTAGCGTCTCAGCAACCATACCGCACCAGCAGTCCAGTCGTTTCGGCTGCGCCGACTACACAAAGCGGCTATTCAACCCCTGCCACAACCGGCTACGGCAACTACTACTCCCAGCCGGAACCGTCGTACCAAGCGGCGCCATCATACTATGGCTCAGCACAGTACAACAACACACCCAGCTACGGCCCGACCGTACCTCACATCCAAAACCCTTTCGCTCCATCGGGCAACGACCAGTCAAACCGAGGCCGAGGTTCCGGTCTTGACCCCGAAACAGAAGCGCAAATCGCGCAATGGCAAAGCGCCTACGCCAACCCCAAGGATGAAATGGCTGCGATTGGCAAACCCCCGATCCGCCGGGAGGCAACCGGCACTCCTGGCGTGAGCACAACCGTTTACACCTCCTCCGGCAGCACGCCCGCCGCCAACACACCCGCCCCCATCGTAGGAGCCGAGCCGCAAAAGACCGTTGCTCGATCCGGCGGTGGCCAAAGCTGGAGCGACTCAACGCTGCTGGAATGGGACCCCGCGCATTTCCGACTGTTTGTCGGTAACCTTGCAGGCGAGGTTACCGATGACTCGCTCCTGAAAGCGTTCGCAAAATACCCATCTGTCCAGAAGGCGCGCGTGATCCGCGACAAGCGCTCGCAGAAGAGTAAGGGGTACGGATTCGTTAGTTTcgccgacggcgacgacTACTTCAAGGCCGCGAGAGAAATGCAGGGCAAATACATCGGGTCGCACCCCATTCTTCTCCGTCGCGCAACGACCGAGGTCAAGCCGGTCTCAAACAAGAACAATAGGAAGCATGGTGGGAAGGGAGGCGGCTCAGGGGGTAACCAGGGCTCGAAAGTGAGGCATGACGGAATTAAAAAGCCCGGCAAGACCAAGGGTGGATTGAAGATTCTGGGGTAG